One endosymbiont of Galathealinum brachiosum genomic region harbors:
- a CDS encoding NAD-dependent malic enzyme: MEKIPTGFDVLHNPKLNKGSAFTEAERNQYGLKGLLPAGSVSQQIQIQRVLENIHRKAYDIERYIFLFALQGRNERLFYRLLIDHIDELMPIIYTPTVGQACQQFAHIFREPRGFYITPDDRGHIHDILSNWPEKDVRMIVITDGQRILGLGDLGANGMGIPIGKLVLYTTGAGIHPDQCLPVMLDVGTSNQTLRDDPLYLGVKQDRLTGAAYNELIEEFVTTVQNLFPKALIQFEDFLTPNAYSLLNTYRKRVLCFNDDIQGTAAMVLAGIYSAIRITGERFSDLRILFLGAGSAATGMADLIKSALCNTGINTDDASQRLWLVDHKGLIVKSRTDLSDHKRHYAQEHGEMSFTETIRSFKPHILIGATGVKDTFTEEAIRAMSEIQKHPVIFALSNPSSHSECTAQQAYEWTDGRAIFASGSPSEAVNYKNQIFHPGQGNNAYVFPGVGLGAISCEASLITDEMFLAASAALAEMVTREDLNKGTIFPPLKNIRGISLKIACAVANNAYENNIAKTPRPENLEQAIRELMYDPTY; the protein is encoded by the coding sequence ATGGAAAAAATACCCACAGGTTTTGATGTTCTACATAATCCAAAGTTAAATAAAGGCTCTGCTTTTACAGAGGCAGAACGTAACCAGTATGGCTTAAAGGGGCTTCTACCAGCTGGTTCAGTTAGTCAACAAATACAAATTCAAAGAGTGCTCGAAAACATTCACCGAAAAGCTTACGACATAGAGCGCTATATATTCCTGTTTGCATTACAGGGGCGTAATGAAAGGTTATTTTATCGATTATTAATTGATCATATTGATGAACTTATGCCTATTATTTATACACCCACGGTAGGACAGGCATGTCAGCAATTTGCTCATATATTTAGAGAGCCTCGTGGTTTTTATATCACGCCTGATGACCGTGGCCATATACATGATATTTTATCTAACTGGCCCGAGAAAGATGTAAGAATGATTGTTATTACAGATGGTCAACGTATTCTTGGACTAGGTGACCTTGGTGCTAATGGCATGGGCATACCTATCGGTAAACTTGTTCTTTATACAACCGGAGCCGGAATTCACCCTGACCAGTGCCTGCCTGTGATGTTAGATGTTGGAACCAGCAATCAGACATTACGTGATGACCCCTTATACCTTGGTGTTAAACAGGACCGACTGACGGGTGCTGCTTATAATGAGTTGATTGAAGAATTTGTAACAACAGTACAAAATTTATTTCCAAAAGCGCTAATTCAGTTTGAAGACTTTCTCACACCTAATGCTTATTCACTACTCAACACATATCGCAAGCGCGTGCTCTGTTTCAATGATGACATACAGGGTACCGCTGCTATGGTATTAGCAGGAATCTATAGCGCCATTCGAATTACTGGAGAACGATTTTCTGACTTACGAATACTGTTTCTTGGCGCAGGATCTGCGGCCACCGGAATGGCAGATTTAATTAAATCTGCGTTATGTAATACAGGGATTAATACCGATGATGCTTCACAAAGATTATGGTTAGTTGACCATAAGGGGCTAATTGTGAAATCTCGTACTGATCTATCTGATCATAAGCGCCACTATGCTCAGGAGCATGGTGAAATGTCATTTACTGAAACGATCAGATCATTCAAACCCCATATTTTAATCGGGGCAACTGGCGTGAAAGATACATTTACCGAAGAAGCAATACGCGCAATGTCCGAGATACAGAAACACCCGGTAATTTTTGCACTGTCTAACCCGTCATCACATTCTGAGTGTACTGCTCAACAGGCATATGAATGGACAGATGGCAGGGCTATTTTTGCAAGCGGCAGTCCCTCTGAAGCGGTTAATTATAAGAATCAGATATTTCACCCCGGACAGGGAAATAATGCTTATGTTTTTCCCGGAGTGGGTCTAGGTGCTATTTCCTGTGAAGCCAGCTTAATAACAGATGAAATGTTTCTTGCTGCATCTGCTGCGCTTGCTGAAATGGTTACCAGAGAAGATCTTAATAAAGGAACGATATTCCCTCCTCTAAAAAATATACGTGGTATTTCATTAAAAATTGCCTGTGCGGTTGCTAACAATGCATATGAAAACAATATAGCTAAAACACCACGACCTGAAAATCTAGAGCAGGCAATTCGAGAATTGATGTATGATCCTACTTATTAA
- a CDS encoding pyridoxamine 5'-phosphate oxidase produces MSDKFEKLTEKHIQFIKNQHMYFIGTAAPEGYINVSPKGMDSFRVINENKVIWLNLTGSGNESAAHVVESPRMTIMFCSFDKQPLIMRLYGRAGVLHERDERWDELYSLFPDSVGARQIFELELDLIQTSCGFAVPFYEFKGERPTLSKWIDSRGKEGINDYWEEKNTLSLNGKDTHIF; encoded by the coding sequence ATGTCCGATAAATTTGAAAAACTAACTGAAAAACATATTCAATTCATTAAAAATCAACACATGTATTTTATCGGTACCGCTGCACCTGAAGGTTATATTAATGTCTCTCCAAAAGGCATGGATAGCTTCAGAGTCATCAATGAGAACAAGGTTATCTGGCTTAATCTCACTGGCAGTGGAAATGAAAGCGCGGCTCATGTGGTTGAATCACCGCGAATGACCATAATGTTTTGCTCTTTTGATAAACAGCCTCTAATTATGAGGTTATATGGTCGAGCAGGTGTTTTACATGAAAGAGATGAAAGATGGGATGAGCTTTATTCTTTATTCCCTGATTCTGTTGGTGCTCGTCAAATCTTTGAACTTGAGCTGGACCTGATACAAACGTCATGCGGATTTGCAGTTCCCTTTTATGAATTCAAAGGGGAACGCCCTACTCTGTCTAAGTGGATAGACAGCCGAGGTAAGGAAGGCATTAATGATTACTGGGAAGAAAAAAACACATTAAGCCTTAATGGCAAAGACACACATATATTTTAA